A DNA window from Pongo abelii isolate AG06213 chromosome 2, NHGRI_mPonAbe1-v2.0_pri, whole genome shotgun sequence contains the following coding sequences:
- the A4GNT gene encoding alpha-1,4-N-acetylglucosaminyltransferase, which translates to MRKELQLSLSVTLLLVCGFLYQFTLKSSCLFCLPSFKSHQGLEALLSHRRGIVFLETSERMEPPHLVSCSVESAAKIYPEWPVVFFMKGLTDSTLMPSNSTYPAFSFLSAIDNVFLFPLDMKRLFEDTPLFSWYNQINASAERNWLHISSDASRLAIIWKYGGIYMDTDVISIRPIPEENFLAAQASRYSSNGVFGFLPHHPFLWECMENFVEHYNSDIWGNQGPELMTRMLRVWCKLEDFQEVSDLRCLNISFLHPQRFYPISYREWRRYYEVWDTDPSFNDSYALHLWNHMNQEGRAVIRGSNTLVENLYRKHCPRTYRDLIQGPEGSVTGELGPGNK; encoded by the exons ATGCGGAAGGAGCTCCAGCTCTCCCTGTCAGTCACCTTACTGCTTGTCTGTGGCTTCCTCTACCAGTTCACCCTGAAGTCCAGCTGTCTCTTCTGCCTGCCTTCTTTCAAGTCCCACCAGGGGCTGGAAGCCCTCCTGAGCCACAGACGTGGCATTGTGTTTCTAGAGACCTCAGAGAGAATGGAGCCGCCCCACTTGGTCTCCTGTTCTGTAGAGTCTGCTGCCAAGATTTATCCTGAGTGGCCTGTGGTGTTCTTTATGAAGGGTCTTACTGATTCCACACTGATGCCCTCAAACTCCACATACCctgctttttccttcctctcagcAATAGACAACGTTTTCCTCTTCCCTTTGGATATGAAAAGGCTGTTTGAAGACACACCATTGTTTTCATGGTACAATCAA ATCAACGCCAGCGCAGAGAGAAACTGGCTCCACATCAGCTCGGATGCATCCCGCCTGGCCATCATCTGGAAATACGGTGGCATCTACATGGACACCGATGTCATCTCCATCAGGCCCATCCCTGAGGAGAACTTTTTGGCTGCGCAGGCTTCTCGGTACTCTAGTAATGGAGTATTTGGGTTCCTCCCCCACCATCCCTTTTTGTGGGAATGCATGGAAAACTTTGTTGAACACTATAATTCAGACATTTGGGGCAACCAAGGCCCTGAGTTGATGACACGGATGTTGAGGGTATGGTGTAAACTTGAAGACTTCCAGGAGGTGAGTGACCTCAGGTGTCTGAACATATCCTTCTTACACCCCCAAAGATTTTACCCCATCTCCTATCGAGAGTGGAGGCGCTACTATGAAGTGTGGGATACAGACCCAAGCTTCAATGACTCTTACGCCCTGCATTTGTGGAACCACATGAACCAGGAGGGGCGGGCTGTGATTAGAGGAAGCAACACACTGGTGGAAAATCTCTATCGCAAGCACTGTCCCAGGACTTACAGGGACCTGATTCAAGGCCCAGAGGGGTCAGTGACTGGGGAGCTGGGTCCAGGTAACAAATAG